The genomic interval ACCGTGCTGGGAATCGTCAACCGTGACGGGGTATTTGCCGAGTATGTTTGCCTGCCCGTCGCCAACCTTCACCGAGTCCCCGCTTCTGTTCCGGACGGGATGGCTGTGTTCACCGAGCCTCTTGCCGCCGCGCTTGAGATTCAAGAGCAGATCAACATCAAGCCGGGCGACCGGGTCCTGCTCGTTGGCGCGGGGCGGCTCGGTCAACTCATCGCGCAGACGCTGGCGTTGACCGGCTGCGATTTGCGCGTGGTTGCGCGGCACAAACGCCAACAGGAATTGTTAACCGCGCGCGGGATTCGAATCATTACCGAAGAAGAGATTCAACGCTGGCGGTGGGATGTTGTCGTGGAAGCGACCGGGTCGCCGAGCGGGTTTGCGTTGGCGAGGCAGGCTATACGTCCGCGAGGAACGCTGGTGTTGAAATCCACATATAAAGGCGAGATGAGCGTCGATTTTTCATCCATCGTGGTGGATGAGATCAACCTGATCGGTTCACGCTGTGGCCCATTCGAGCCGGCTTTGCGGCTGATGGAATCCCGCCAGGTGGACCCGACGGTGTTGATCGATGCGGAGTATTCGCTGACGGACGCGATGAAGGCATTCGAACATGCGACGCGACCCGGCGCGCTGAAAGTTGTGTTAAATCCGTAGCGCTTACGCAGTTGAATCTGTTGCGCCGTAGTTGCACTGCGGCAGTGGCAGTGCGACTGCCCGCCAACTGCGTAAGCCCTGATCTGTAAAAAAAACGGCGACCTCTCGGTCGCCGTTTTTTTATTCCCTGGGTATTGTCCGCTGGGCGCGCGGGATGTAGAACGTGATCGAAGTGCCAACACCCACCTTGCTCTTCACCTCGATGCGCCCATTATGCCCCTGGATGATCTGCTTGCAGATCGAAAGCCCAAGCCCGGTGCCGGTCGCTTTGCCTTCGTGGTCGCGCACGCGGTAAAATTTTTCAAATAAATGGGGGATGGATTCTTCCGGAATTCCCAAACCGCTATCCTGCACGAGGACCGATAGATCGTTGTCGGTGTAATTGCCCGCGATCAGAATGGAACCGTTCGGTCGGTTGTACTTGATGGCGTTACTCGTCAGGTTGAGCAATACCTGTTTGATCTTGTCGCGGTCGGCTTCCATCAGCGGGAGATCATTGGGGACATCCACGCGGATCTGGATGTTCGTTTCCTGCGCCTTGGTCATCATCACATCGCGGGCTTCGTAGAGCAGGTCTGCCGCGCTGAAGCGCGTTTTGCGAAATTGCACGCGTCCCGATTCTAGCCGCGCCAGGTCGAGGAAAGATGACGCAAGCGAATTGAGCCGCAAGGTTTCGTTGTGGATGTTGTTGACGATCTGGTCGCGTTGTTCGCGCGACATCTCGGGGCGAAGCAGGAGATAGGTGGCGGTGCTCAACGAAGCCAGCGGCGTGCGCAGTTCGTGCACGAACTCCTGGATCAGGTCCGATTGTTGGAAGAGGCGGGCATTCTCGATGGCAACCGCCGCTTGCGCGCCCAGCACGCTGAGCATCGATTCGTCCGCATCGGTGAACTTGCCGCGTTTTTTGTTCACCACTTCGAGCACCCCTACCACTTTGTTCTTTGTGACAAGCGGGATACCCAACAGGGATTTGGTGGAGTACCCGATGGTCTGGTCTACTTCGCTGAAGATGCGCTCGTCTTTTTCGGCGTCGTCGATGCGCAGGGATTTGCGGTTCAACACGATCCAACCCGCGATGCTTTTCTCGAGCGGAACGACAAGCCCGCGCATGGTGGCATCGTCTATATTGGTGGCAACCTGAAAATATAATTGCCGCGCGGTATCATCGTATAACAAGATCGAGGCGGCTTCGGCGTGCGTGATGTCTGCCGAGGCGCGCACGATATCGTCCAATAGGATATCAAGGTCGAGGGTGGAGGCAAGGTCGCGCGAGATTTCGATCAAGCGCAGGTAACTTCCGAGGGTTTGGGTTTTAATTTCAGCCATGGATCGCTCTTTGTATAATCTCCGGCAGGATGGTTTCCACATTGTCCATGAACACCACATCCGCGCGGACGTTGATATAGGTGGTAGTGTTGTTGACGATAATGAGGTGCGCGCCGCGGTCAACCGCTTGCATCGGAAGCCCCGCCACAGGCAGGACTTCGAGTGAGGAACCGGCGACCAGCATCAAGTCGGCTTGACGCGTTTCGCGCTGCGCCTCATTCCATGCCGCCTGTGGCAATTGTTCTCCGAACAATATCACATCTGGTTTGAGAATTCCAGCGCAACTTGGGCATAGGGGAATGGTTCCAGCCTCGATATAAGTTTGCAAGAACGGCGGCGACTCGTACTTTTTAAAACATTGCGTGCAAGAAAGCGTGCGGATCGTGCCGTGCAATTCGAAGACTTTGCGAGAACCGGCTTTTTGATGAAGCCCGTCTATGTTTTGGGTTGCGATGGTGACGGCAACGCCGTGCTTTTCAAGGTCGGCGAGCGCGAGATGCGCCGCGTTGGGTTGCGCATTAAAAATTTGCCCGGCAAGCGGGCGGAACCATTGGAAAAATTTTTCAGGGGAAGTTCGAAACGTGGTGAGCGACGCGGCTTCAAGCGGCTCATTGTGAGACCATAACCCTGTTCCCTCCGAGCGAAAGTCTGGGATTCCCGAGGGGGTGGAAATGCCGGCTCCCGTTAAGATAACAACGCGCCTGGCTTTACGGAATAACTCTGCCGCGCGCAAAGCGTCAGACGCTGTTGCAGGGGCGGAGGGGGAGCTCATCGAGGCATCGCTTCTTGTTCGGCGATGAAGTCAACGAGTTTGACGATCTGGCGGGTGGTCAGGCTGTCTGGCTGGCAAACGACGGCGGGGGTCTGTGTGCGGGTGGCTTGCGTGAAAAGTTCCGGCGCTGGGGTGAGGGTGGTGAGGATCTCATATCCCAACTTGGATTGCACCTGACTGGAGGGCAACTGCGTATCCGACCTCACGCGGTTGTTGAGCACAGGGTGAATGTTTTTGTAATTGACGCCAAAGGAATTCAAATCCTCGATGAGCGCCTTGGCGCTAATGATCGTGTTGGGGTTGCCTTCAAGCACCACAAAGATCTCATTGCAATGAGGAAGCACCGCTTGTGTGAACGGTTGTAGCCCCGCGCCGAGATCAAGGATGATATAGCGCCCCAGCGTTGCCAGTTTTGCGATGAACGCGCCGTAGTTGGCGCTCTGACCGATCAAGTGCATATCCCGTGGACGGTCGGAAGCCAGCAGGATGTTCAAGCCGGAGGCGTGGCGCGTGAGAGAGGACCGCACGCTATCCGACGTGATATCCGATAACTTTGTGGCGCTCAACATATCCACCAACCCGGTGGATGCCTTCAGCCCCAGTTCCAGCGATAACGCGCCATGACCGGGCAACATCTCTGCGAGGATAACGTATCCCTTGGCGCGGGTGTGCAAGCCAGCGGCAACGTTCAAAGCCACGGTGGTGGCGCCTAACCCGCCTCGCGCGCCGATCACGCCGACGACGAATCCCTCCTGCCCGGCGCTCACCGGAACGGCGGGCGCGCTTTCACCCTTCTTTTCATTGGCGCGCGCCAGTAACGCTTTAACGCGCGCTTGCAATTCAGAGGGATGCGTGGGCTTGGTCAAATAATCGTTTGCCCCCACTTCAAACCCGATTACTTTATCGTCTAATTGGGTTTTAGCGGTGAACATTAAGATGGGAGTTTCGGTCGTGGATGGATTCGCCCGCAACCGGCGGGTCACTTCATAGCCGTCCATATCCGGCATCATA from Candidatus Defluviilinea gracilis carries:
- a CDS encoding alcohol dehydrogenase catalytic domain-containing protein → MKALWLENNKIDFREVSQPQKPNEALIKIRKAGICSTDLELVKGYYPYAGILGHEFVGEVAKADDASWVGQRVVGEINAVCGQCEQCLNGRPTHCESRTVLGIVNRDGVFAEYVCLPVANLHRVPASVPDGMAVFTEPLAAALEIQEQINIKPGDRVLLVGAGRLGQLIAQTLALTGCDLRVVARHKRQQELLTARGIRIITEEEIQRWRWDVVVEATGSPSGFALARQAIRPRGTLVLKSTYKGEMSVDFSSIVVDEINLIGSRCGPFEPALRLMESRQVDPTVLIDAEYSLTDAMKAFEHATRPGALKVVLNP
- a CDS encoding GAF domain-containing protein, with product MAEIKTQTLGSYLRLIEISRDLASTLDLDILLDDIVRASADITHAEAASILLYDDTARQLYFQVATNIDDATMRGLVVPLEKSIAGWIVLNRKSLRIDDAEKDERIFSEVDQTIGYSTKSLLGIPLVTKNKVVGVLEVVNKKRGKFTDADESMLSVLGAQAAVAIENARLFQQSDLIQEFVHELRTPLASLSTATYLLLRPEMSREQRDQIVNNIHNETLRLNSLASSFLDLARLESGRVQFRKTRFSAADLLYEARDVMMTKAQETNIQIRVDVPNDLPLMEADRDKIKQVLLNLTSNAIKYNRPNGSILIAGNYTDNDLSVLVQDSGLGIPEESIPHLFEKFYRVRDHEGKATGTGLGLSICKQIIQGHNGRIEVKSKVGVGTSITFYIPRAQRTIPRE
- a CDS encoding NAD-dependent deacylase; translation: MSSPSAPATASDALRAAELFRKARRVVILTGAGISTPSGIPDFRSEGTGLWSHNEPLEAASLTTFRTSPEKFFQWFRPLAGQIFNAQPNAAHLALADLEKHGVAVTIATQNIDGLHQKAGSRKVFELHGTIRTLSCTQCFKKYESPPFLQTYIEAGTIPLCPSCAGILKPDVILFGEQLPQAAWNEAQRETRQADLMLVAGSSLEVLPVAGLPMQAVDRGAHLIIVNNTTTYINVRADVVFMDNVETILPEIIQRAIHG
- a CDS encoding response regulator; amino-acid sequence: MSEKILIIDDDLDTLRLVGLMLQRQGYQISAATNGQQGLDKAFEEDPDLILLDIMMPDMDGYEVTRRLRANPSTTETPILMFTAKTQLDDKVIGFEVGANDYLTKPTHPSELQARVKALLARANEKKGESAPAVPVSAGQEGFVVGVIGARGGLGATTVALNVAAGLHTRAKGYVILAEMLPGHGALSLELGLKASTGLVDMLSATKLSDITSDSVRSSLTRHASGLNILLASDRPRDMHLIGQSANYGAFIAKLATLGRYIILDLGAGLQPFTQAVLPHCNEIFVVLEGNPNTIISAKALIEDLNSFGVNYKNIHPVLNNRVRSDTQLPSSQVQSKLGYEILTTLTPAPELFTQATRTQTPAVVCQPDSLTTRQIVKLVDFIAEQEAMPR